One genomic segment of Besnoitia besnoiti strain Bb-Ger1 chromosome VII, whole genome shotgun sequence includes these proteins:
- a CDS encoding hypothetical protein (encoded by transcript BESB_079630) gives MMEGPGVLPASGSTPDLPLGVDGGSSPPHAHPSSAPPDASTDSLPPPGPSQLVMPRQDGESPSAAASPGGTGSPGESGRGAKHLGAAASVAHPLARKVARILSRPFGEAAFLPDALTCLSSFYLPPSLASREGNSDGASTPVVPDGDGRRGIAAQVALSQTADAAGPPPLAPLLYGERLRIHRECLAAFAPIRSQIREMTAHVQTLSTTCAHASSQLRRSRSQLATLFHEVEALRGQQQTLQRRQRLCQLLLDGLQLHAPLLEALTGHIGGSAGAGGGELPGAVRAQREAIEKQGAVSGGQGRPMQGGEAGEATHENQLDGRFFLALKELEKVRKRALRLQARMTQQLAPIERDFADTALDASASSGPDRLDAMSSVLARPHSGLAEDVLQQTADLREAAYERLYLWMQDTFRRASGHGGAGSSDFARRSEENGGRGRTGTGKTAEASAFSHVEAFSHTLAAVGLVEKWERERRETPGHEGKLRKLFCLAEEETPLLLRGFRVLAERPAYLEHSVREFCRLQSLLNADILRHASRDSEGHRTSHASGRAGPAGAVLESARKLAENWRKMGLLEGQRGTPEHQTRASGAPETKDRSAAYVLTLGTCFDSVSCIESVKVLRAALQHAAYALAAERAVIRGLRGLLPPDDETSPSAGVPRGLTAPGEPSSRGKDPREVDATHADAARAQADLVSNTRHQALGLSAAEGGASPEREAGEEAWEVGLDEGRRERPGLGSQDPGESGASPHGSTRGPRGGHAGSREPLTGGLADESSFGDIAICLLEESTEGLYRPLRAAIDQAFSMMRASTASAGVTGGSRMQRQQQVLGVLLMVRLLDAYACLFRALLLFQEPVSGLHNTSPSHPKRPDGEAPSHAESRLSTDAAPPGDMGSKEEERGTAAVTGGGVFLELTARLQEALEILHAPVVSEEEETELWLLASGVAGAAAARRAPCTGAGAVPSSWVNERAVLDLLRGRKAAVWGPEVRLLTQRFRLGRRSRITGKRAYEALGADGDPSDDESEELHAWVEASVAPLLNFCRQEAPRFGDPGEAAVCLINAYACVQEPLRRFRVCGSYLRLLSELVEQQMVTLVQGETAKVLAALGLADRLEALRRAAGREQSRESDEQGRGGTLTSAGEVLLRKEELGKFFREFYVTLYGVNALHLQYVDRLMHRHLRSNARKLVLSSVLQAYSEVYVHTSHLGVASHTPEDISLLLGV, from the exons ATGATGGAGGGCCCCGGAGTCCTGCCTGCTTCAGGCAGCACCCCTGATCTTCCACTGGGCGTCGACGggggctcgtcgccgccgcatgctcacccgtcctccgcgcctcctgaTGCGTCGACCGACTCACTGCCGCCCCCGGGGCCGTCGCAGCTGGTGATGCCCAGACAAGACGGTGAGTCGCCatccgctgcggcgtcgcctgggGGGACGGGCTCACCGGGCGAGTCGGGGCGTGGCGCGAAGCACctgggcgcggccgcgtctgtAGCGCACCCACTCGCGCGTAAGGTAGCGAGGATTCTTTCCCGTCCCTTCGGCGAGGCAGCTTTCTTGCCAGACGCGCTGACGTGTTTGTCTTCCTTCTACCTCCCTccgtctctcgcgtcgcgcgaAGGCAATTCCGACGGCGCCTCAACTCCTGTTGTcccagacggcgacggcagacgaGGAATCGCCGCGCAGGTGGCACTTTCGCAGAcagcagacgctgcaggccctccgccattggcgccgctgctgtaCGGGGAAAGACTGCGTATTCATCGGGAGTGCCTCGCAGCCTTCGCGCCTATTCGCTCTCAGATTCGCGAGATGACTGCCCACGTTCAGACTCTGTCTACCACCTGTGCGCACGCCTCGTCTCAATTGCGGCGGAGTCGCTCGCAGCTTGCCACACTCTTTCACGAAGTCGAAGCGCTCCGCGGGCAGCAGCAAACCTTGCAGCGGCGTCAACGGCTCTGTCAGCTTCTCCTCGACGGCCTGcagttgcatgcgccgcttTTAGAGGCGCTCACTGGGCACATAGGGGGCTCCGCCGGggccggcgggggggagcTGCCTGGTGCCGTGAGGGCTCAGCGCGAGGCCATCGAGAAGCAGGGTGCCGTCTCGGGTGGGCAAGGGCGACCCATGCAGggaggagaagcaggagaggcgacgcacgAAAATCAACTGGATGGACGTTTTTTCCTCGCCCTGAAGGAGCTTGAGAAGGTCCGGAAACGGGCGCTGAGGCTTCAAGCCAGAAtgacgcagcagctcgcgcccATCGAACGCGATTTCGCGGATACCGCGCTCGAcgcaagcgcctcctcgggaCCGGATCGTCTCGACGCGATGTCCagcgtcctcgcgcgcccgcactCCGGTCTTGCAGAAGACGTTCTTCAGCAGACTGCGGATCTGCGAGAGGCCGCTTACGAGCGCCTTTACCTGTGGATGCAGGATACCTTCCGGCGTGCCAGTGGCCATGGCGGCGCGGGTAGTTCTGACTTTGCGAGGAGGAGTGAGGAGAAcggagggcgggggcggaCGGGGACAGGCAAGACGGCGGAAGCATCTGCCTTCAGCCACGTCGAGGCTTTTTCACACACGCTGGCGGCAGTGGGGCTCGTCGAGAAgtgggagagagagcgcagagagactcCTGGCCACGAGGGGAAACTAAGGAAATTGTTTTGCTtggcggaagaagaaacgcCTCTTTTGCTTCGCGGCTTCCGGGTTCTTGCGGAGCGGCCTGCGTACCTCGAGCACTCCGTTCGGGAGTTCTGTCGTCTCCAGTCCCTTCTCAATGCCGACATACTGCGGCATGCCTCGCGAGATTCCGAAGGCCATCGAACGTCTCACGCTTCAGGACGCGCGGGGCCAGCTGGGGCGGTTCTTGAGAGCGCCAGGAAGCTCGCGGAGAACTGGAGAAAGATGGGGTTGCTCGAGGGACAGAGAGGCACGCCTGAGCACCAGACGCGAGCCTCGGGCGCTCCAGAGACGAAGGACAGGTCTGCCGCGTACGTCCTCACACTCGGCACATGCTTCGACTCTGTCTCGTGCATCGAGTCTGTGAAGGTTTTGCGGGCTGCATTGCAGCATGCGGCTTACGCACTGGCTGCTGAACGAGCCGTCATACGCGGGCTTAGGGGACTCCTGCCGCCTGACGACGAGacctctccctctgcaggAGTCCCCAGGGGCCTGACCGCGCCCGGAGAGCCGTCTTCGAGAGGCAAGGATCCTCGGGAGGTGGACGCAACGCATGCGgatgcggcgcgggcgcaagCAGACCTGGTCTCCAATACGCGACATCAGGCACTGGGGCTGAGTGCTGCTGAAgggggcgcgtcgcctgagcgtgaggcgggcgaggaggcgtggGAGGTCGGTTTAGACGAAGGCAGGCGGGAACGTCCAGGTCTCGGCAGTCAGGACCCAGGAGAGTCGGGTGCGTCTCCGCACGGAAGCACGCGAGGCCCGAGGGGCGGTCATGCAGGAAGTCGCGAGCCGTTAACGGGTGGACTCGCAGACGAAAGCAGTTTTGGCGACATAGCCATTTGCCTTCTTGAAGAGAGCACAGAAGGTCTATacaggcctctgcgcgcggctaTAGACCAAGCCTTCTCCATGATGCGCGCGAGCACCGCTTCCGCGGGGGTGACAGGGggcagccgcatgcagcggcagcagcaggttCTCGGTGTTCTTCTCATGGTTCGCCTGTTGGACGCGTACGCATGTCTGTTTCgcgctctccttctcttccaGGAGCCTGTCTCTGGGCTTCACAACACGTCTCCTTCTCATCCCAAAAGGCCAGACGGAGAAGCGCCTTCTCACGCCGAGA GCCGGCTCTCCACGGACGCCGCGCCCCCAGGCGATATGGGCAGCAAGGAGGAAGAACGAGGCACGGCCGCAGTGACTGGAGGGGGTGTTTTTCTCGAGCTTACAGCGCGGCTCCAGGAGGCCCTCGAGAtcctgcatgcgcccgtGGTctccgaagaggaggagactgAACTGTGGCTGCTTGCCTCAGGCGtggctggcgctgcggcggcgcggcgagcgccctgCACCGGGGCAGGCGCGGTGCCTTCTTCCTGGGTGAACGAGCGGGCTGTCCTCGACCTGCTTCGAggcaggaaggcggcggtgTGGGGCCCGGAGGTGCGTTTGCTGACGCAGAGGTTTCGCCTtgggcggcgaagcagaatCACGGGGAAGCGCGCATACGAAGCGCTtggcgcagacggagaccccagcgacgacgagagcgaagagctgcatgcgtgggtggaggcgtctgtcgcgccgctgctgaaCTTTTGCAGGCAAGAAGCGCCACGGTTCGGTGACCCAGGAGAGGCTGCCGTCTGTCTCATCAATGCGTACGCATGCGTCCAAGAACCGCTGCGCCGATTTCGCGTGTGCGGCAGCTACCTGCGCTTGCTGTCTGAACTCGTGGAGCAGCAAATGGTGACACTCGTTCAAGGAGAGACTGCCAAagtgctcgcggcgctcggacTCGCGGACAGACTCGAGGCCctccgcagagcggcggGTCGAGAGCAAAGTCGAGAAAGCGATGAGCAAGGGCGGGGGGGAACGCTGacgagcgcaggcgaggtGCTCCTTCGAAAGGAAGAGCTCGGCAAATTCTTCCGCGAGTTTTACGTGACGCTATATGGCGTGAACGCGTTGCATCTCCAGTACGTGGACAGGCTCATGCATCGGCACCTGCGTTCAAATGCTCGGAAGCTGGTACTGAGCTCCGTGCTTCAGGCGTATTCTGAGGTCTATGTTCACACAAGTCACTTGGGTGTGGCGTCGCATACACCGGAAGATATCTCCCTTCTGCTCGGCGTGTAG